A section of the Perognathus longimembris pacificus isolate PPM17 chromosome 7, ASM2315922v1, whole genome shotgun sequence genome encodes:
- the Sdhb gene encoding succinate dehydrogenase [ubiquinone] iron-sulfur subunit, mitochondrial: MAATVVAVSLRRWFPVPARGGACLQACRGAQTAAAAAPRIKKFAIYRWDPDKTGDKPRMQTYEIDLNKCGPMVLDALIKIKNEIDSTLTFRRSCREGICGSCAMNINGNNTLACTRRIDSNLSKVSKIYPLPHMYVIKDLVPDMNNFYAQYKSIDPYLKKKDTSQEGQQYLQSIADREKLDGLYECILCACCSTSCPSYWWNGDKYLGPAVLMQAYRWMIDSRDDFTEERLAKLQDPFSLYRCHTIMNCTLTCPKGLNPGKAIAEIKKMMAVYKEKKAAA; this comes from the exons ATGGCGGCGACGGTGGTCGCGGTCTCCTTGAGACGTTGGTTCCCGGTTCCCGCCCGTGGCGGAGCCTGCCTGCAG GCCTGCCGTGGGGCCCAGACAGCTGCAGCTGCAGCTCCTCGTATCAAGAAATTTGCTATTTATCGATGGGATCCAGACAAAACTGGAGATAAACCTCGCATGCAGACTTATGAAATTGATTTGAATAA GTGCGGGCCCATGGTATTGGATGCTTTAATCAAGATTAAGAATGAAATTGATTCCACCTTGACCTTCCGAAGATCATGCAGAGAAG GAATCTGTGGCTCTTGTGCAATGAACATCAATGGAAACAATACTCTCGCATGCACCCGGAGGATCGACTCCAACCTCAGCAAAGTGTCCAAAATCTACCCTCTACCACATATGTATGTGATAAAGGATCTCGTGCCT GATATGAACAACTTCTATGCGCAGTACAAGTCCATCGACCCCTATTTGAAGAAGAAGGACACATCCCAGGAAGGCCAGCAGTATCTGCAGTCCATAGCAGACCGCGAGAAGCTG GATGGGCTGTACGAATGCATCCTCTGTGCCTGCTGTAGCACCAGCTGCCCCAGCTACTGGTGGAACGGAGACAAATACTTGGGGCCTGCGGTCCTTATGCAG GCCTACCGCTGGATGATCGACTCTAGAGATGACTTCACTGAGGAGCGCCTGGCCAAACTGCAGGACCCCTTCTCTCTGTACCGGTGCCACACCATCATGAACTGCACACTGACCTGTCCCAAG gGGCTGAATCCAGGGAAAGCGATCGCGGAAATCAAGAAAATGATGGCGGTCTATAAGGAGAAGAAAGCTGCTGCTTAG